ACCGCGTCCACTTCGCTCTTGGCCAGCTTCTCGGCCTTCTCGCCGTCCTTGACCAGGGTATCGAACAGCTTGGTGCCGTCCTTGCTGACCTTGGAGTAAGCGCCCAAGCCTGCCAACCAGATCTGGCGCGAGTATTTCTCGACCTCGCCGATCCAGGAGCTGGTCTGTTTCTCGGTTTTCTTCTTAACAGCCATCCTGATCTCCTTATTTGGTACGCGCGACATGCTCGAGCAACGCGCTCAGCTCATCCAGCTTAGCAGAGAGTGCTTCAACATCCTGCTTGGACGGAATGCCGATACGGTTCAGAGCGGCAGCCACGCGAGTGTCGAAAGCCTTCTCGATCTTGTCGAGCTGCACTTCGACCTTGCCTTTGACTCTGGTGACATTGGAATTGACCGACTGCTTGACCGATTCGATCTGGCTGTTGGCGGCCTCTACCTGTTCGTCGACCAGTTTCTTGCCTTTGCTCTCTACGCTTTCACCGGCCTTGACCAGCTCCTTGAAGTATTCGGCCCCCTCCACACCTGCCTTGGCGTAAGCACCCAGGCCGGCGAGGTAGATCTTGCGGGCGTAGCCCTTCACGTCGTCGAACAGACCGGCCTTGTCTTCGACCACGGCTTCGACTTTTTTCTTCACGGCAACTTTCGACATGGTGCACCTCACGCGCTTTGACAGTTAGCGGAAACGCCCACGCAATGCAGGCTTGGGTACACCCTAGGGAGAAAAATTAGAAATCGCATACTAGGCGCATGCGCCAGTACCGATGCTTGGCCTGAAGGCCGTGCAGACTGCGCCGTCTACCGGCCCGCGACTGTCAGGCCAGCGACTTGTCCAGCACCTGTTCGATCTCGCGCTGGATCATGCCGCCCATGGGCGACAGCAGCAGGCCG
The sequence above is drawn from the Pseudomonas sp. Z8(2022) genome and encodes:
- a CDS encoding phasin family protein, producing MSKVAVKKKVEAVVEDKAGLFDDVKGYARKIYLAGLGAYAKAGVEGAEYFKELVKAGESVESKGKKLVDEQVEAANSQIESVKQSVNSNVTRVKGKVEVQLDKIEKAFDTRVAAALNRIGIPSKQDVEALSAKLDELSALLEHVARTK